The following proteins come from a genomic window of Dysidea avara chromosome 12, odDysAvar1.4, whole genome shotgun sequence:
- the LOC136240572 gene encoding histone-lysine N-methyltransferase PRDM9-like isoform X2 has product MGPYKGVILQDSDIGPNTDCRYVWEVKQLGGASFYIDGKEEEHANWMRFVNCARDDEEQNLAAFQYKDNIYYSACQEIRPGAELLTWYGTEFATKHLGLSVDSTSDPNYLAVMACDDSIDTDKCEQQSQDVAESTNNSMSTSKDHNDRIQQQNIVQPICDDDQLDLIVISDLDDDIMMISDSDDDIVVISSDDDSLISVGDHREFMSLNTDLTASSEISSLPSSSDDSLPEVSFLKDQNYPCLQCGQSFSSQEQATAHIKLHLILCDKPFCCHYCGKLFKQKISLQQHTTSHTRPYPCQYCSRSFSSNPKVDRHMKFHGIIRKPHQCQHCSASFFYDSYLRKHVDSIHTSKKPFRCQYCDKLFTRSDMLLRHTRLHTVTDKPFHCQQCSKSFAQPGYLNKHMKVHTKPYQCQHCHRCFSQTRQLKQHMAKKHTNSTLGEP; this is encoded by the exons GTAAAACAATTGGGAGGTGCTTCCTTCTACATTGATGGTAAAGAAGAGGAACATGCAAACTGGATGAGATTTGTCAACTGTGCAAGAGATGATGAAGAGCAGAACTTGGCAGCATTTCAGTACAAGGATAATATCTATTATTCTGCCTGTCAGGAAATAAGGCCAGGAGCTGAATTGTTAACATGGTATGGAACAGAGTTTGCTACCAAACATCTTGGATTGTCAGTAGACAGTACCTCTG ATCCTAACTATTTAGCAGTCATGGCATGTGATGACAGCATAGACACTGACAAGTGTGAACAGCAAAGTCAAGATGTGGCTGAGAGCACGAATAATTCCATGAGTACAAGTAAGGACCATAATGacagaattcaacaacaaaataTTGTTCAACCAATCTGTGACGATGACCAGCTGGACTTAATAGTGATTTCTGATTTGgatgatgacataatgatgATTTCTGATTCAGATGATGACATAGTTGTGATTTCATCAGATGACGATTCGTTGATTTCTGTAGGAGATCACAGAGAGTTTATGTCACTTAATACAGACTTGACTGCATCTAGTGAAATTTCTAGTTTGCCTTCATCTAGTGATGATAGTCTACCCGAGGTGTCTTTTCTTAAAGACCAAAATTATCCATGCTTGCAATGTGGTCAGTCATTCTCTTCACAAGAGCAAGCCACAGCACATATTAAACTTCATCTCATCCTTTGTGATAAACCATTCTGTTGTCACTATTGTGGCAAATTGTTTAAACAAAAAATCAGTCTGCAGCAACATACTACATCACATACTAGACCGTATCCATGTCAGTACTGCAGTAGGTCATTTTCTTCAAATCCTAAGGTCGATAGACATATGAAGTTTCATGGTATAATACGAAAACCTCACCAGTGCCAGCATTGCAGTGCATCTTTCTTCTATGATAGCTATCTCAGAAAACATGTTGATAGTATTCACACTAGTAAAAAACCTTTTCGATGTCAATATTGTGATAAGTTATTCACTCGTAGCGACATGCTATTACGACACACAAGACTTCATACTGTAACTGATAAGCCATTTCATTGTCAACAATGTAGTAAATCATTTGCTCAGCCAGGATATCTCAACAAGCACATGAAAGTGCATACGAAGCCTTACCAATGTCAGCATTGTCACAGATGTTTTTCTCAAACTCGTCAGCTCAAGCAACACATGGCTAAGAAGCACACCAACTCAACTCTAGGAGAACCATGA